A window of Streptomyces marispadix contains these coding sequences:
- a CDS encoding NAD(P)/FAD-dependent oxidoreductase, which produces MEAIRRVVVVGASLAGVRATESLRAEGFDGDIVLVGAERHLPYDRPPLSKQYLTGDWSADRLPLRPRSHYDDLGVDLRLGTAAAGADLQAGRLDLADGGEVAFDGLVVATGATARTLPVEALAGVTVLRTLDDAADLRRSLLRRDGGRLVIIGGGFIGLEVAAAARSLGVHVTVVEAADRLLARVADRRAGETMQALHREHGVEFRLGVGVSGVRGSGRVESVHLTDGSTLVADAVVVGIGATPAVEWLAGSGLRLDDGVVCDSGCFAAPRVVAAGDVARWYDTRSGRLIRHEHWTNATEQARRAAANLLNGPDGALPYVPVPYVWSDQYGLRFQTAGELSDSAERRWEGNPASPRFVTRHLTDGRLTGVVGMGMNREFIARRRQLVAEHETIGA; this is translated from the coding sequence GTGGAAGCCATACGTCGTGTCGTCGTCGTCGGAGCCTCGCTCGCCGGCGTGCGCGCCACAGAGTCGTTGCGTGCGGAGGGCTTCGACGGAGACATCGTCCTGGTCGGCGCGGAGCGCCATCTTCCCTACGACCGGCCACCGCTCTCCAAGCAGTACCTCACGGGCGACTGGTCCGCCGACCGCCTTCCGCTGCGTCCCCGAAGTCACTATGACGATCTCGGAGTCGACCTGCGCCTGGGTACGGCTGCCGCGGGCGCCGATCTCCAGGCGGGGCGGCTGGACCTCGCCGACGGCGGCGAAGTCGCATTCGACGGCCTCGTCGTCGCGACGGGGGCCACTGCGCGGACGCTGCCGGTCGAGGCGCTCGCCGGCGTCACCGTGCTCCGGACCCTCGATGACGCAGCCGACCTGCGGCGGTCCCTCCTCCGGCGCGACGGCGGGCGACTGGTCATCATCGGTGGCGGCTTCATCGGGCTCGAGGTAGCTGCTGCGGCGCGGTCCTTGGGCGTCCACGTCACAGTCGTCGAAGCGGCCGACCGGCTGCTCGCCCGGGTCGCCGACCGCCGGGCCGGGGAGACGATGCAGGCCCTGCACCGCGAACACGGCGTGGAGTTCCGGCTGGGGGTGGGAGTCAGCGGGGTCCGCGGTTCCGGCCGGGTCGAGTCGGTGCACCTCACGGACGGTTCCACACTCGTCGCAGACGCGGTCGTGGTGGGGATCGGCGCCACGCCTGCCGTCGAGTGGCTGGCGGGGTCGGGACTTCGTCTGGACGACGGCGTGGTGTGCGACAGCGGGTGCTTCGCGGCTCCGCGCGTGGTCGCCGCCGGCGACGTCGCGCGCTGGTACGACACGCGATCCGGCCGCCTTATCCGTCATGAGCACTGGACCAACGCCACCGAGCAGGCCCGCCGCGCCGCCGCCAACCTGTTGAACGGTCCCGACGGCGCCCTCCCCTACGTCCCGGTTCCCTACGTCTGGTCCGACCAGTACGGCCTCCGATTCCAGACGGCCGGCGAGCTCAGCGACTCGGCCGAGCGTCGTTGGGAAGGGAATCCCGCCTCCCCCAGGTTCGTCACCCGGCACCTGACGGACGGGCGGCTGACCGGCGTGGTCGGCATGGGCATGAACCGGGAGTTCATCGCCCGCCGACGGCAGCTTGTCGCCGAGCACGAGACGATCGGCGCATGA
- a CDS encoding ABC transporter ATP-binding protein: MPTSESELALELVDVTAGYGRLRVVHGVDLQIRRGECVALLGANGVGKTTLLRAVVGMATLSSGTVRLHGRDVSRWPTHEIARAGVAVVPEGRALIPELSVRDNLLLGTTVWNRRFRSQAVDDALEQIYREFPILKERRLQTAGRMSGGQQQMLAIGRALIARPDVLILDEPSLGLAPRVVSEVFDRLHAVSATGVTVLVAEQNARAAMRVAGRSFVLTGGRIAPGPEPGTDLSDDLSAVYLGYDRDRPPG; the protein is encoded by the coding sequence ATGCCTACCTCGGAGTCTGAACTCGCCCTCGAACTCGTCGACGTGACCGCCGGCTACGGCCGACTGCGTGTCGTGCACGGAGTGGACCTCCAGATTCGCCGTGGTGAATGCGTTGCCCTGCTGGGCGCCAACGGCGTGGGCAAGACCACGCTGCTGCGCGCGGTCGTGGGCATGGCGACCCTGAGCAGCGGCACGGTACGCCTCCACGGCCGGGACGTCAGCCGATGGCCGACGCACGAGATCGCTCGCGCAGGCGTGGCCGTCGTCCCCGAAGGCCGAGCGCTGATCCCGGAGCTCTCGGTCAGGGACAACCTCCTGCTGGGCACCACGGTTTGGAACAGACGCTTCCGCTCGCAGGCGGTGGACGACGCGCTGGAGCAGATCTACCGAGAGTTCCCGATCCTCAAGGAGCGTCGCCTCCAGACCGCCGGCCGGATGTCCGGCGGCCAGCAGCAGATGCTCGCCATCGGGCGCGCCCTGATCGCTCGCCCTGACGTGCTGATCCTGGACGAGCCGTCACTCGGTCTCGCGCCGCGAGTGGTGTCCGAGGTCTTCGACCGGCTGCACGCGGTCAGCGCTACCGGTGTGACCGTGCTCGTCGCCGAGCAGAACGCGCGCGCGGCCATGCGCGTGGCCGGCCGCTCCTTCGTCCTCACTGGGGGCCGGATCGCCCCAGGCCCCGAACCCGGCACCGACCTGTCCGACGACTTGTCGGCCGTCTACCTCGGTTACGACCGAGACCGTCCTCCGGGCTGA
- a CDS encoding dihydrodipicolinate synthase family protein, whose amino-acid sequence MTPAVSAGDLTGLLAIIPTPALPEAHRWDADATVDLAETSRTVEALLADGVDGVIALGTTGECPTLPAGEYESLVRCLAETVDGRVPLFVGATTTGAYDTYARMDVLRRAGVDGTLLGLPMWQPLTERAAVDYFAQVSHYFPDLAVMVYANQRAFRFPFADATGFWQGVAASAPTVVAAKCSRPGALSENRRVTRHRVNFLPSDMVVTQFRAIGAEETTAFWATAAAMGPQPCLALRDALAAGDEASLDEVSSRILWAAEPFIELAKEDELFASYNVQLERTRINAAGYCRSGPIRPPYSHVPDEIAAVALESARRWRTLVDQFG is encoded by the coding sequence ATGACGCCCGCCGTATCGGCCGGCGACCTCACGGGCCTGCTCGCGATCATCCCCACCCCTGCCCTCCCGGAAGCACACCGCTGGGACGCGGACGCCACGGTGGATCTCGCCGAGACCTCGCGGACGGTGGAGGCCCTGCTGGCGGACGGAGTCGACGGCGTGATCGCCCTGGGCACGACCGGTGAGTGCCCCACCCTGCCCGCGGGCGAGTACGAGTCCCTGGTGCGGTGCCTCGCCGAAACGGTCGACGGCCGCGTCCCCCTCTTCGTCGGTGCCACGACCACCGGCGCCTACGACACATATGCCCGTATGGACGTCCTGCGTCGCGCCGGCGTCGACGGCACCCTGTTGGGACTGCCCATGTGGCAACCGCTGACCGAGCGCGCCGCCGTCGACTACTTCGCGCAGGTCTCCCACTACTTCCCTGACCTGGCGGTCATGGTCTACGCGAACCAACGCGCGTTCCGCTTCCCGTTCGCCGACGCCACCGGCTTCTGGCAGGGCGTGGCGGCCTCGGCTCCGACGGTCGTGGCGGCCAAGTGCTCCCGCCCAGGCGCCCTGTCCGAGAACCGGCGCGTGACCCGGCACCGGGTCAACTTCCTGCCGAGCGACATGGTCGTCACGCAGTTCCGTGCCATCGGCGCGGAGGAGACGACCGCGTTCTGGGCGACCGCCGCGGCCATGGGGCCGCAACCGTGCCTGGCGCTGCGCGACGCGTTGGCGGCGGGCGACGAAGCCTCGCTCGACGAGGTCAGCTCGCGAATCCTGTGGGCAGCGGAGCCGTTCATCGAACTGGCGAAGGAAGACGAGCTGTTCGCGTCCTACAACGTGCAGCTAGAGCGGACCCGGATCAACGCCGCCGGCTACTGCCGCAGCGGCCCCATCCGTCCGCCGTACTCGCACGTGCCCGACGAGATCGCAGCGGTGGCCTTGGAGTCGGCGCGCCGGTGGCGCACCCTCGTCGACCAATTCGGCTGA
- a CDS encoding aldehyde dehydrogenase family protein, with amino-acid sequence MPSSATPHPAVEVGSFAGHRSLGGERYAIHDPGRPDVVVGYALAASAAEADEAVSAAVRVAPQWAATPLDERIELLRSATQQLIEASQSNGWDEVLTSEQGKIRTESTGEVLRSTRLFEIFAEQADAALRTEVLEDERGRREIDYPAVGPVAAITPWNWPVLLSFNKILPALLAGNPVVLKPAPNTPLTVTAMAAVLARALPDGVLGVLVGGGDVGAALVSHADIRKVVFTGSIANGRRVYAAAADGIRSVTLELGGNDPAIVLEDADLDEDQVSRIAASAFITSGQLCWAIKRIYVHERRIDEFVDAFKATTASIRVGHGADPEATLGPLNNASQLEHVTRVMTEAVGGGARATALGSVLPSGGPDTGGHFLQPQLVSGADERSELVRAEQFGPVVPVLAFRTTDEVVARANDTSYGLCASVWSADRDHGFDVGRRLEAGQVFVNAHAGPAFDYAAGIGGVKQSGVGRAFGTAGLRSYTEPRVLSDRILR; translated from the coding sequence ATGCCCAGTTCAGCGACCCCGCATCCGGCTGTAGAAGTCGGCAGCTTCGCCGGTCACAGATCCCTCGGGGGCGAGCGCTACGCGATCCACGACCCCGGTCGTCCGGACGTCGTCGTCGGGTACGCCCTGGCCGCGTCGGCTGCCGAGGCCGACGAGGCGGTCTCCGCCGCCGTCCGCGTCGCCCCGCAATGGGCTGCGACGCCCCTGGACGAGCGCATCGAACTGCTTCGGTCGGCCACGCAGCAGCTCATCGAGGCCTCGCAGTCGAACGGATGGGACGAGGTGCTGACGTCGGAGCAGGGCAAGATCCGCACCGAGAGCACCGGTGAAGTCCTTCGCTCCACCCGCCTCTTCGAGATCTTCGCCGAGCAGGCGGATGCGGCGCTGCGTACCGAGGTGCTCGAAGACGAGCGCGGCCGACGCGAGATCGACTATCCGGCAGTCGGCCCCGTAGCAGCCATAACTCCCTGGAACTGGCCCGTCCTCCTGAGCTTCAACAAGATCCTCCCGGCGCTGCTCGCCGGGAATCCGGTCGTCCTCAAGCCGGCACCGAACACGCCCCTGACCGTCACGGCCATGGCTGCCGTGCTGGCCCGCGCCCTGCCCGACGGTGTGCTCGGCGTACTGGTGGGCGGAGGCGACGTCGGCGCTGCGCTCGTATCGCACGCCGATATCCGCAAGGTGGTCTTCACCGGAAGCATCGCCAACGGCCGGCGGGTCTACGCCGCTGCCGCCGACGGAATCCGCAGCGTCACCCTCGAACTGGGGGGAAACGACCCCGCAATCGTGCTCGAGGACGCCGACCTCGATGAGGACCAAGTGTCCCGGATCGCGGCCTCCGCCTTCATCACCAGCGGCCAGCTGTGCTGGGCGATCAAGCGGATCTACGTCCACGAGCGTCGAATAGACGAGTTCGTCGACGCATTCAAGGCGACGACGGCATCGATCCGCGTCGGCCACGGGGCGGACCCCGAGGCGACGCTGGGCCCGCTCAACAATGCCTCGCAGCTCGAACACGTCACCCGGGTCATGACGGAAGCCGTCGGCGGCGGCGCCCGGGCAACCGCGCTGGGATCGGTGCTTCCCAGCGGAGGCCCGGACACCGGAGGCCACTTCCTCCAGCCGCAGCTCGTGTCGGGGGCGGATGAGCGGTCGGAGTTGGTGCGCGCCGAGCAGTTCGGCCCCGTGGTGCCGGTGCTCGCATTCCGGACGACCGACGAGGTCGTGGCCCGTGCCAACGACACCAGCTACGGATTGTGTGCATCGGTGTGGTCGGCGGACCGCGACCACGGCTTCGACGTCGGTCGCCGCCTAGAGGCCGGGCAGGTCTTCGTGAACGCCCACGCGGGTCCCGCGTTCGACTACGCCGCCGGTATCGGCGGCGTCAAGCAGAGCGGTGTGGGCCGCGCCTTCGGCACCGCGGGCCTGCGCTCCTACACCGAGCCGCGCGTGCTCTCGGACCGGATCCTCCGGTGA
- a CDS encoding class II aldolase/adducin family protein produces MTDEVDQLVEGYHALGNAGHGDLVWGHVALRDASTGGFWMKAAGWGFDEVTRDRLVLLSSDGSMLAGTGPRHVEWPIHAEILRVRPEVSAVVHTHAGAAVVFASLATPLRAISHDGVPFAAPDVPRFTETADLIRSAELGAALAATLGDANGVLIPGHGLVTAAATLAEAAMYAVLLDRACAHQLRALQAGGPRLWSDASEVAAKQSMWTPASLASGFDYLVRRAHESRR; encoded by the coding sequence ATGACTGACGAGGTCGACCAGCTCGTGGAGGGCTATCACGCACTCGGTAACGCCGGTCACGGCGACCTGGTGTGGGGACACGTCGCGTTGCGAGACGCCTCCACCGGCGGTTTCTGGATGAAGGCCGCCGGATGGGGCTTCGACGAGGTCACCCGAGATCGCCTGGTCCTGTTGTCGAGCGACGGATCGATGCTGGCCGGAACAGGGCCACGCCACGTCGAGTGGCCGATCCATGCGGAGATCCTCCGGGTACGTCCCGAGGTGTCGGCCGTGGTCCACACGCACGCCGGCGCGGCCGTCGTATTCGCCTCCCTCGCGACGCCGCTCAGGGCGATCTCCCACGATGGCGTCCCCTTCGCGGCGCCGGACGTGCCGCGCTTCACCGAGACGGCAGACCTGATCCGCAGCGCCGAGCTCGGAGCGGCGCTCGCCGCGACCCTCGGGGATGCGAACGGGGTGCTCATCCCCGGGCACGGGCTGGTGACGGCTGCGGCGACGCTCGCGGAGGCGGCCATGTACGCCGTGCTCCTGGACCGGGCGTGCGCGCATCAGCTTCGGGCGCTCCAGGCGGGCGGCCCCCGGCTGTGGAGCGATGCCTCGGAGGTGGCGGCGAAACAATCGATGTGGACACCGGCGAGCCTCGCGTCGGGCTTCGACTATCTGGTGCGACGCGCACACGAGAGCCGCCGGTGA
- a CDS encoding SDR family NAD(P)-dependent oxidoreductase produces MSETISLDGSVAVVTGGAVGIGAVYVEGMARAGASVLATDIDDEAAIALAGRLRADGLRVESMRMDVTDPAQIDKAFRFADRTFGGVDILVNNAALFTTLLPMRPFTEIESEEWAHVMKVNVEAPFLCAKAALPYLRRSGRGRIINISSTTALTGAPTLLHYITSKGAVIALTRALAREVGGDAITVNNIAPGLTSSPTALSTVDAERFDAAAATRALKRHQQPEDLVGTLLFLASEASSFVTGQTHVVDGGAFLQ; encoded by the coding sequence ATGAGCGAGACCATTTCCCTGGACGGCTCCGTCGCCGTCGTCACCGGTGGTGCTGTCGGCATCGGCGCCGTGTACGTCGAAGGCATGGCGCGTGCCGGAGCGTCGGTGCTGGCGACCGACATCGACGACGAGGCGGCGATAGCGCTCGCCGGCCGCCTGCGGGCCGACGGCCTCCGGGTCGAGAGCATGCGGATGGACGTGACCGACCCCGCGCAGATCGACAAGGCGTTCCGCTTCGCGGACAGGACGTTCGGCGGCGTCGACATCCTCGTGAACAACGCCGCTCTCTTCACGACCCTGCTGCCCATGCGCCCGTTCACCGAGATCGAGTCCGAGGAATGGGCGCACGTCATGAAGGTGAACGTGGAGGCCCCGTTCCTCTGTGCCAAGGCGGCCCTGCCGTATCTCCGGCGGTCCGGCCGCGGGCGCATCATCAACATCTCCTCCACGACGGCCCTGACGGGGGCACCGACCCTGCTGCACTACATCACCTCGAAGGGAGCGGTGATCGCCCTGACCCGCGCCCTCGCCCGCGAGGTCGGCGGCGACGCGATCACGGTGAACAACATCGCCCCCGGCCTCACTTCCAGCCCGACCGCGCTGTCCACCGTCGACGCGGAGCGTTTCGACGCCGCCGCTGCCACCCGTGCGCTGAAGCGGCACCAGCAGCCTGAAGACCTGGTCGGAACCCTGTTGTTCCTCGCCTCGGAGGCATCTTCGTTCGTCACGGGCCAGACCCACGTCGTGGACGGCGGCGCTTTCCTCCAGTAG
- a CDS encoding Dabb family protein — MIRQIVLVRLSPDAPADAVPKMAAALLALRAEFSQIEDMCVGEDLRVRPDNYDFGYTADFATVDDYLAFREDERHWETIRTAVTPYLAERAGVVMEIPDPADP, encoded by the coding sequence GTGATCCGCCAGATCGTGCTGGTGCGGCTGTCGCCGGACGCTCCGGCGGACGCCGTACCCAAGATGGCAGCGGCGCTGCTGGCCCTACGCGCGGAGTTCTCACAGATCGAGGACATGTGCGTGGGCGAGGATCTGCGCGTCCGCCCGGACAACTACGACTTCGGCTACACGGCGGACTTCGCCACGGTCGACGACTACCTGGCCTTCCGCGAGGACGAGCGCCACTGGGAGACGATCCGTACGGCGGTGACACCCTACCTCGCCGAGCGCGCCGGTGTCGTGATGGAGATCCCGGACCCGGCCGACCCCTAG
- a CDS encoding ABC transporter substrate-binding protein produces the protein MKRTHVRHAAAGVTCLILVAGASACADDKRSGGDGPRVGVILSRSGPAAALGEDIEAALDAFKEIDPTTADLDIEYVTCDDKSTPEGASACARKFAQEDPVDMIFGPVIGAIHAKAAPILRTGPPSITPSPYVVPSPDSPIFSVYGSAADMNHTIVQHAADRDYERMALLATTDQTGTIAVENIEKSAEKLGVKVAVERFAAEDVDATAQLNRLLDTDPDYVYVAASGAAAGVALKGLKQLDADLPTALAGSNTSADFFAAASKALPSETLFAVTPSWLPDDLDDAERADQVREFQRAFEKAADAPPSFVVQSVYDSFQVIAQALDKAGTERDDIVGYMEGLDESQGLNWTISFSESRHNVSTLGNWTMARYDPAAKQWSLAD, from the coding sequence GTGAAGAGAACACACGTCAGACATGCCGCGGCGGGGGTGACCTGCCTGATCCTCGTGGCTGGAGCGTCTGCCTGCGCGGACGACAAACGAAGTGGCGGCGACGGCCCACGCGTCGGCGTCATACTCTCCCGCTCAGGGCCGGCTGCCGCCCTGGGCGAAGACATCGAGGCCGCCCTGGACGCCTTCAAGGAGATCGATCCGACGACTGCGGACCTCGACATCGAGTACGTCACCTGCGATGACAAGTCGACACCCGAAGGGGCGTCGGCCTGCGCCAGGAAGTTCGCCCAAGAGGACCCGGTCGACATGATCTTCGGCCCCGTCATCGGCGCGATCCACGCCAAGGCGGCACCCATCCTGCGGACGGGTCCGCCCTCGATCACGCCGTCGCCGTACGTGGTGCCGTCTCCCGACAGCCCCATCTTCTCGGTCTACGGCAGCGCCGCCGACATGAACCACACGATCGTGCAGCACGCGGCCGACCGTGACTACGAGCGGATGGCGTTGCTCGCCACGACGGACCAGACCGGCACCATCGCCGTCGAGAACATCGAGAAGTCGGCTGAGAAGCTCGGGGTGAAGGTAGCCGTCGAACGGTTCGCCGCCGAGGACGTCGATGCGACAGCACAGCTCAACAGACTCCTCGACACCGACCCGGACTACGTGTACGTCGCGGCGTCGGGAGCTGCCGCGGGTGTGGCGTTGAAAGGGCTGAAGCAGCTCGACGCCGATCTCCCCACAGCACTCGCCGGTTCCAACACCTCGGCGGACTTCTTCGCCGCGGCCTCGAAGGCCCTTCCCTCGGAGACGCTGTTCGCCGTGACGCCGTCGTGGCTGCCGGACGACCTCGACGACGCCGAACGTGCCGACCAGGTTCGCGAGTTCCAGCGGGCGTTCGAGAAGGCGGCGGACGCACCGCCGAGCTTCGTAGTACAGAGCGTCTACGACTCGTTCCAGGTGATCGCTCAGGCGCTGGACAAGGCCGGGACCGAACGCGACGACATCGTCGGCTACATGGAAGGCCTTGACGAGTCCCAGGGCCTGAACTGGACGATCTCGTTCTCCGAGAGCCGGCACAACGTCTCGACGCTCGGCAACTGGACGATGGCCCGCTATGACCCGGCTGCAAAGCAGTGGAGTCTCGCCGACTGA
- a CDS encoding branched-chain amino acid ABC transporter permease/ATP-binding protein encodes MTQALLGGLATGSVYALLGLGIVLVFSVSRNVNLAQGEFYVYGALIASTLVGLGLPILVAAVIAVVAVAVIAAVLQVVVVARMESAPHATQLLGSIGIALMMAGVARMLWDTDERSLPGLFDRDEPFDIWGLSITPQTIVLFTALAVTCALLWFLLTRTMLGAQMSAVAALSSRAGLLGIRTNSVARLTYAVAGGVGALAGIVVTPLVFVSYHAGLGLTISGFIAAAFGGLRSVRGAVAGGLLLGVLEATAVHVGQSTMKTPLALALLIVVLLVRSESEASGRRWRTLRLWRARRTAVPRLHAVAGRARPLASAGRRGRFAALAVIAAFGLAGPHLLAPYWLSVWTFVGVLVVVGVGLDLLLGYTGQLSLGQTTFMGASAYLVALAAKWWDASPLLAVAVAMAGSVAMAGLVGAVVLRLRGYFFTLATLAVAMGLEALADGLPEQLGGPSGLPVLTTLGIGPFALDTPEKLFAATWLTAALGMAIAARLVRSRFGYAMRTVGHDEALAAAVGASPFSIKLRVFCLSAAYAAAAGVLTAHSYLSVSPSVLGFLGGIDAILGLLLGGLGTVFGAALGIPLVRLLPEAGESVASYQLVIQGFAIVAIVLLMPRGLMGGLRSVLQSLRRRGDADATPQSPEAAAPGHLSVSAAAAPAEVPARDPRTEPRLRLTASGVEVRFGGIVALSGVDLEVAPGLITGLIGPNGAGKSTLLAVLAGSRRPTSGTVRLGERDLTGIGAGTCARLGIARAFQLPRIPPHMTVLEVAMLGTFRRGRGGILRSWWRGQRELAAMEATACEQLRRVGIAHLARAEASTLSTSDQKLLEVARALASAPEVLLLDEPAGGLFEDDLPRLAQLLRGLAEEGLAVVLVEHDMSLVMEVSDRIVVLNEGCVIADGPADVVRLSPEVIDAYLGV; translated from the coding sequence ATGACGCAGGCACTGCTCGGCGGACTGGCGACCGGCTCCGTCTACGCCCTGCTGGGACTCGGGATCGTCCTGGTCTTCTCCGTCTCCCGGAACGTGAACCTCGCTCAGGGCGAGTTCTACGTGTACGGCGCGCTCATCGCGAGCACCCTGGTCGGGCTCGGGCTGCCGATCCTGGTCGCCGCCGTGATCGCCGTTGTGGCCGTCGCCGTGATCGCCGCGGTCCTCCAAGTCGTGGTGGTCGCGCGGATGGAGTCCGCGCCGCACGCGACCCAACTGCTCGGCAGCATCGGCATCGCGCTGATGATGGCCGGCGTCGCACGCATGCTCTGGGACACCGACGAGCGAAGCCTGCCCGGCCTCTTCGACCGCGACGAGCCCTTCGACATATGGGGCCTGTCGATCACCCCGCAGACGATCGTTCTCTTCACGGCGCTCGCGGTGACCTGCGCGCTCCTGTGGTTCCTGCTGACCAGGACGATGCTCGGTGCGCAGATGAGCGCCGTGGCCGCCCTGTCTTCGCGGGCCGGTCTGCTCGGCATCCGTACGAACTCGGTGGCGAGGCTGACCTACGCGGTCGCCGGGGGAGTGGGTGCGCTCGCCGGCATCGTCGTCACGCCGCTGGTGTTCGTCTCCTACCACGCCGGGCTCGGACTGACCATCTCCGGCTTCATCGCCGCCGCGTTCGGCGGACTGCGCTCGGTCCGCGGCGCTGTCGCCGGCGGGCTGCTGCTCGGAGTGCTGGAGGCCACGGCGGTGCACGTCGGGCAGTCCACGATGAAGACGCCGCTCGCACTTGCGCTACTGATCGTCGTGCTCCTCGTCAGGTCGGAGTCGGAGGCTTCAGGGCGCCGCTGGCGGACGTTGAGGCTGTGGAGGGCTCGTCGTACTGCCGTTCCGCGTCTGCACGCCGTCGCCGGTCGGGCACGTCCACTGGCGTCCGCCGGGCGCAGAGGCCGGTTCGCGGCGCTGGCCGTCATCGCGGCCTTCGGTCTCGCCGGACCCCATCTGCTCGCTCCTTACTGGCTCTCCGTCTGGACGTTCGTCGGTGTGCTCGTCGTGGTGGGGGTGGGACTCGACCTGCTCCTGGGTTACACGGGGCAACTCTCCCTAGGCCAGACGACCTTCATGGGGGCTTCGGCGTACCTGGTCGCCCTGGCCGCGAAGTGGTGGGACGCGAGCCCCTTGCTCGCCGTGGCTGTCGCGATGGCGGGCAGCGTGGCCATGGCGGGGCTGGTCGGCGCCGTCGTACTGCGGCTTCGTGGTTACTTCTTCACGCTGGCGACGCTCGCCGTGGCCATGGGCCTGGAAGCCTTGGCCGACGGCTTGCCGGAACAGCTGGGCGGCCCGTCCGGCCTGCCGGTCCTGACGACGCTGGGCATCGGCCCCTTCGCTCTCGACACTCCGGAGAAGCTGTTCGCCGCGACGTGGCTCACGGCCGCTCTCGGCATGGCGATCGCGGCCAGGCTGGTGCGAAGCCGCTTCGGCTACGCGATGCGGACCGTCGGCCACGACGAGGCGCTCGCAGCGGCTGTCGGCGCCTCCCCGTTCTCGATCAAGCTACGGGTGTTCTGCCTGTCAGCCGCCTACGCCGCAGCGGCCGGGGTCTTGACCGCGCACTCCTACCTCTCCGTCTCGCCCTCGGTGCTCGGCTTCCTCGGCGGGATCGACGCGATCCTCGGACTGCTGCTCGGGGGTCTGGGGACGGTGTTCGGCGCGGCCCTCGGCATCCCCTTGGTGCGGCTGCTGCCCGAGGCCGGTGAGAGCGTCGCGTCGTATCAGCTCGTCATCCAGGGTTTCGCGATCGTCGCGATCGTTCTGCTCATGCCCCGAGGACTGATGGGCGGTCTGCGATCCGTCCTCCAGTCCTTGCGGCGACGCGGCGACGCCGACGCCACGCCACAGTCCCCTGAGGCCGCAGCCCCTGGCCACCTATCCGTAAGTGCCGCAGCCGCCCCGGCGGAGGTGCCCGCGCGAGATCCGCGGACCGAGCCCCGACTGAGGCTCACGGCCAGTGGTGTCGAGGTGAGGTTCGGAGGAATCGTGGCCCTCTCGGGGGTCGACCTCGAAGTCGCCCCAGGCTTGATCACCGGACTGATCGGGCCGAACGGCGCGGGCAAGAGCACCTTGCTCGCCGTCCTGGCCGGCAGCCGCCGGCCGACCTCCGGCACCGTACGGCTCGGCGAACGTGACCTCACGGGCATCGGCGCCGGCACCTGCGCGCGGCTCGGCATCGCCCGGGCGTTCCAGCTCCCCAGAATCCCGCCCCATATGACGGTGCTGGAGGTGGCGATGCTGGGCACGTTCCGCCGCGGTCGCGGCGGCATCCTGCGGTCATGGTGGCGAGGGCAGCGTGAGCTCGCCGCGATGGAAGCGACGGCCTGCGAACAGCTCCGCCGGGTCGGGATCGCCCACCTGGCCCGGGCCGAGGCGAGCACGCTGTCGACCAGCGACCAGAAGCTGCTCGAGGTTGCGCGCGCCCTGGCGTCGGCACCCGAGGTGCTCTTGCTGGACGAACCGGCCGGCGGCCTGTTCGAGGACGACCTCCCGCGCCTGGCACAGCTCCTGAGGGGGCTGGCCGAGGAGGGTCTGGCAGTCGTGCTCGTCGAGCACGACATGAGCCTTGTCATGGAGGTGTCCGACCGCATCGTCGTCCTCAACGAGGGATGCGTCATCGCGGACGGCCCGGCGGACGTCGTCCGCCTCTCACCGGAGGTGATCGATGCCTACCTCGGAGTCTGA